One genomic window of Luteitalea pratensis includes the following:
- a CDS encoding DNA topoisomerase IV subunit A yields MSSEPNLFDLPGAPNGGSTPPPPTGPGETDVALHDAAQTRYLNYALSVITSRALPDVRDGLKPVQRRILYTMWQQNLTADAKHRKCAKVVGDVMGNYHPHGDSALYETLVRMAQSFSLRYPLVDGSGNFGSLDGDGAAAMRYTECRLARISDELLSELDQDTVPFRPNYDGTRTEPVVLPARVPTLLINGAMGIAVGMATNIPPHHLGEVCTALLRLIDNPELTTLQLCKYVKGPDFPTGGQILNSPDELKEIYRTGSGAIRLRGTWEKGEVGRSSKVITITAIPYTVDKSELVTRIADLVISRKLPPLLDVRDVSTDDIRVELEIKRDADEALIMAYLCRHTPLQVSLGVNLTCLIPTEQEDIGRPERLDLKAMLWHFLHFRMEVVNRRLEYEAAAIARRVHILEGFEKVFDALDRILEIVRKSDGKADAAAKIIAAFGLDAEQADAILELKVYRLARLEILIIRRELADKRERQAEIIALLGDEPARWALVRSEIAEVQKVYSDTRADRRRTTFASDDEVVEYDAEAFIIEEDNVVVVSRDGWIKRQKEVKDPATTRLREGDEILAAVGGSTRATLVLFTTQGGAYTCRFIDVPASTGYGEPVQRFFKFKDGERVVAVMSLDPRVSPGLHPKAEGETPPRHALAASSDGYALRFSLAPYIEPSTRAGRKFVKLPDGVEVVGVAQVTGEETIIAATREARAMLCAANEVNVLSGPGRGVILIKIDGAKDRLLGFIASRGDRDLMVVETSRGAEQTISTAKYEVTARGGKGRELLQRGSFTRVVPPAPQVIGVPE; encoded by the coding sequence ATGTCCTCTGAACCGAACCTGTTCGACCTGCCAGGCGCGCCCAACGGCGGCAGCACGCCCCCGCCTCCCACCGGTCCCGGCGAGACCGACGTCGCACTGCACGACGCGGCGCAGACGCGCTACCTCAATTACGCCCTCTCGGTCATCACGTCGCGGGCGCTGCCCGATGTGCGCGACGGCCTGAAGCCCGTGCAGCGCCGCATTCTCTACACGATGTGGCAGCAGAACCTCACGGCCGACGCCAAGCACCGCAAGTGCGCCAAGGTCGTCGGCGACGTGATGGGCAACTACCACCCGCACGGCGACAGCGCGTTGTACGAAACGCTGGTACGCATGGCGCAGTCGTTCTCGCTGCGGTATCCGCTGGTCGACGGGTCGGGCAACTTCGGCTCGCTCGACGGCGACGGCGCCGCCGCCATGCGCTACACCGAGTGCAGGCTCGCGCGCATCAGCGACGAACTGCTCTCCGAACTCGACCAGGACACGGTGCCGTTCCGTCCCAACTACGACGGCACACGCACCGAGCCTGTCGTCCTGCCCGCGCGCGTCCCGACGCTCCTGATCAACGGCGCGATGGGCATCGCGGTCGGCATGGCCACCAACATCCCGCCGCACCATCTCGGCGAGGTCTGCACGGCGCTGCTCCGGCTGATCGACAACCCCGAGCTGACGACGCTGCAGTTGTGCAAGTACGTCAAGGGCCCGGACTTCCCCACCGGCGGCCAGATCCTCAACTCACCCGACGAGTTGAAGGAAATCTATCGCACCGGCAGCGGCGCGATCCGCCTGCGCGGCACCTGGGAGAAAGGTGAGGTCGGGCGCTCCAGCAAGGTCATCACGATCACCGCCATCCCGTACACGGTCGACAAGTCGGAACTGGTCACGCGCATCGCCGACCTGGTGATTTCGCGCAAGCTGCCACCGCTGCTCGACGTGCGCGACGTGAGCACCGACGACATCCGCGTCGAACTCGAGATCAAACGGGACGCCGACGAGGCGCTCATCATGGCGTACCTGTGCCGGCACACGCCGCTCCAGGTGAGCCTGGGCGTGAACCTCACCTGCCTGATCCCGACCGAGCAGGAGGACATCGGCCGGCCCGAGCGCCTCGATCTGAAGGCGATGCTCTGGCACTTCCTGCACTTCCGCATGGAGGTCGTGAACCGCCGGCTCGAATACGAGGCCGCGGCGATTGCCAGGCGCGTCCACATCCTCGAAGGCTTCGAGAAGGTCTTCGACGCGCTCGATCGGATCCTCGAGATCGTCCGCAAGTCGGACGGGAAGGCCGATGCGGCCGCCAAGATCATCGCGGCGTTCGGACTCGATGCCGAACAGGCCGACGCGATTCTCGAGCTCAAGGTCTACCGGCTGGCGCGGCTCGAGATCCTGATCATCCGTCGCGAACTGGCCGACAAGCGCGAACGGCAGGCCGAGATCATCGCCCTGCTCGGCGACGAGCCGGCGCGCTGGGCACTCGTGCGCAGCGAGATCGCCGAGGTGCAGAAGGTCTACAGCGACACCCGCGCGGATCGCCGTCGGACGACCTTTGCCAGCGACGACGAGGTCGTCGAGTACGACGCGGAGGCCTTCATCATCGAGGAGGACAACGTCGTGGTCGTCTCGCGCGACGGCTGGATCAAGCGCCAGAAGGAGGTCAAGGATCCGGCGACGACGCGACTGCGCGAAGGCGACGAGATCCTGGCGGCTGTCGGCGGCAGCACGCGCGCGACGCTGGTCCTCTTCACGACCCAGGGCGGGGCGTACACATGTCGCTTCATCGACGTCCCGGCCTCGACGGGCTACGGCGAACCAGTGCAACGGTTCTTCAAGTTCAAGGACGGCGAGCGGGTGGTGGCGGTGATGAGCCTGGACCCGCGCGTGAGCCCAGGGCTGCACCCGAAGGCGGAGGGCGAGACACCACCGCGTCACGCGCTGGCGGCATCGTCGGACGGCTACGCGCTGCGCTTCAGCCTGGCGCCCTACATCGAGCCGAGCACGCGCGCGGGGCGCAAGTTCGTGAAGCTGCCCGACGGGGTCGAGGTGGTTGGCGTGGCGCAGGTGACCGGCGAGGAGACGATCATCGCCGCGACCCGGGAGGCGCGCGCGATGCTGTGCGCGGCCAACGAAGTCAATGTGCTGTCGGGCCCGGGCCGCGGCGTTATCCTCATCAAGATCGATGGCGCCAAGGATCGGCTCCTCGGCTTCATCGCCTCGCGCGGCGACCGCGATCTGATGGTCGTCGAGACGTCACGCGGTGCGGAGCAGACCATCAGCACCGCCAAGTACGAGGTCACCGCCCGCGGCGGCAAGGGACGCGAACTGCTGCAGCGCGGCTCGTTCACGCGCGTCGTGCCGCCGGCGCCCCAGGTGATCGGCGTCCCTGAGTAG